In the genome of Oryzias melastigma strain HK-1 linkage group LG19, ASM292280v2, whole genome shotgun sequence, the window CCGCCCACACCGGGCCCGTCTTCTGCTGTGATTGGCACCCCGATGACAGGTACTATAATAACACCTTAAAGTAAATTCAAAGTTTCGGATTGTCTTCTGGTGTTTGAAGTTCTCATGTTCTCTCAGAGGCTGGCTGGCGACAGGAGGCAGAGACAAGATGGTGAAGGTTTGGGACATGACCACCAACAGAGCTAAAGAGATCTACTGCGTCCAGACCATTGCGTCCGTGGCTCGAGTTAAATGGCGCCCCGAGAAGAGGTTTCACTTGGCCACCTGCTCCATGATGGTGGACCACAACATCTACGTGTGGGATATCCGCCGACCCTTCATCCCCTTCGCCACCTTCGAGGAGCACAAAGACGTGACCACTGGTATTGTGTGGCGCCACCAGCACGATCCGGATTTTCTGCTCTCCGGGTCCAAAGACAGTACGCTCTACCAGCACATGTTCAAAGACGCCACACGGCCCGTAGACAAGGCCAACCCCGAGGGTTTGTGCTTCGGACTTATGGGGGATTTAGCCTTTGCGGCCAAGGAGAGTCTGATAAACAGTGACACCAATAGGAAGCCCTACGCTGGCGGTGATCGCCGCAATCCCCTCTTCTTCTTCAAGAAGACCGACCCGACAGAACAGTTTGCTCACGTGTCCAGTGCGCTGACGATCTACGAAACGGACTTTGACAGTAACCACATGGACTGGTTTGTCAGTACGGCGCAGCGCTATCTTCTCAGCGGAAAGCCTTTTGCCGAGCTGTGTGATCACAACGCCAAAGTGGCCCGGGAGCTCAAGAGACCTCAAGTAAGATTTCCCAGCAGCCTTTGGTGCAGTTTACCCAGAGAAGCCAAGAATgtggttcacatactttctcttgcaaaggtttaaaaaagatGGCGTCCAAATCCCTTCATTACTCACTACTTAGTGCTCTAtctagtgcgtttgccattttgtcaTGTCTGAAACTGCAATTCCTAAATCCAACAACCCgctaattttccaaaaaagtttttcaaaaaaacaatttgctactatagaccacaatgcattgtgtttgaactgtttggcatttgaaaaaatacatttaaatttataaattatcTAAGATTTCATtattagaacacagtggaattataaatagtctttgtaaaatgttgtttttacttgacatttaaaaaattattaaaaagtagTGACTTTGTGTCTGAATTGCATTGAAATCCAGTGAACTGGATATTTAGTCTTTTAGGAGTTAGATTTAAATGTGATATCCTCTTAAGTTATAACAGATGTTCACTTGGATCTGGAAATGTCATTTGACTGTGAATCTCGTGCATGTTTGCTGTGATGATCCGGTTCTGTTCAGGTTTCTACGACGTGGACCATGCTGAGGATTATGTTCTCCGACCCAGCCAACCTTCCCGCAGCCGGCCTTAACCACAGCCTCAGTAAACTCGGCTCCTTACCTTTAATGAACAGGTTAAAGCACAACAAATCGATCCAGCAAATGATGTCTGCATTTCTGAGGCTAAAAGATGAATCCTGATTTTTAGTTTCAGTTTGAAGGATTCAGGCCTGGGCACAGAGAGCAGACTGGAGCGCAGTAAAGGAGACAACAGGCAGGATAACATCCACCTGGAGGCTGGGAACTCACACATCAGCAATAATAATGAAGGTGGGAGTGGCAGTTATTCGTGCAGAGGATCTGGATGTTGTTTTACTGATGTAAACTTTGATGCAACTGCAGAAAACGAGGAGACGGAGGGCAGTGACGGCCCTGCAGAGTGCATGTTTGGAGACGCAGAGTTAGACGATGACGATCTCTACTCAATGGACCATGAAAACCAAGCAGGTGAGTCGGTGAGAACTTCTCGTCTTtagaacaggggtccccaaactaaaTCCACCTCCACATCTGGCCCGGCCCCCCcacactcttttttttcttcttcttctcaatctgaccaatcaagACCCACATTGAACGTGACTCTTTATTctacccttctgcagtctgaactatgacgggaaaggatagactatttattggtttaatagtctaaatgagccaaaacagcgagcatgtagctatagtgattcacttttcttcatttctttatcattatttttcttctgtacattttttgaatgtccatagctcttcagctctttcagctattgaaatattcagctcttttaatGCTAGCATATTCGATtgttttggcagttactaaggatttctctgctattttggagtttagctaataatttagccacaggctaactgttttggctaatttagggtttttccagttgtttatgccagatgttttggctaattagacattttaccaatttttttggGATGGGGgtaaattggcatttagctaatatttcagctgcatgctagttgctttggctaattttgtttttctcaattttttagtctactttggagtttagctaatattttagccttatgctagctgttttggctaaattagacattttacaatttttttccccaatttggcatttaggtaatatttcaggtacatgctagctagtttggctaattttgtttttcttaattttttagtcaactttggagtttagctaatattttagccttatgctagctgttttggctaaatcagacattttacaatttttttccccaatttggcatttaggtaatatttcaggtacatgctagctagtttggctaattttgtttttcttaattttttagtcaactttggagtttagctaatattttagccttatgctagctgttttggctaaatcagacattttacaatttttttccccaatttggcatttaggtaatatttcaggtacatgctagctagtttggctaattttgtttttcttaattttttagtcaactttggagtttagctaatattttagccttatgctagctgttttggctaaatcagacattttacaatttttttccccaatttggcatttaggtaatatttcaggtacatgctagctagtttggctaattttgtttttcttaattttttagtcaactttggagtttagctaatattttagccttatgctagctgttttggctaaatcagacattttacaattttttttttttttttggtcaatttggcttttagctaatatttcacctacatgctagctgttttggctcattttgtttttctccatttttttaggctattttggagtttagcaaatatttcagccatgtcttagctgttttggctaatttatttttttttcagttttttaggctaaattggcattacgctaatattttagctagctatcagcttcagcgttttcagctatcagcgttaGCCATTTTAGCCATcaacttcatcgttttcagctatcagctttagccatttagctatcaacttcatcgttttcaactatcagctttagcatttttattaatcaatttcagcatcttgagCTGTtagcaccagcatcttcagctgttagcaccagcatcttccacattcagcttacatcattcacaccagcattattgctaaaaatcaaatttttcaaatattttagtattattttttttctaagaagattacagaaattaatcaAGTTTTGCTATGTGGGGCTTTCTGGAAAcccgtaaatgtttacatttaggctgtgattgttccactttttctgttagcctacaaaccaaccccagccccacatcagagaagaagaCAGTTATGTTgacctcacaagaaaaagtttggggacccctgcttcaGTAGAAGTACCACCAcgctcatttttatttgtccttAGAGGAGCAGGAGTACACGCTTCCACAGGAGGGCTTCCAGCTGCGGCACGAAATCGTGGACAACCCATCCGCCCCAGAGCACTTCCAGCAGGACAAGGCCGACTCGCCTCACGTCAGCGGCAACGAGGCCGAGGTCCCCTGCCTCACTCCCATAGAGTCTTTCTCGCTCATCTCCATTTCCCAGCCGCTGTTCACCCACCATCTTCCCGCTAGCTTCTTCTGCCCCATTGTGCGGGAAATGCTGAGCTACTACGCCGAGCAGGGTGACGTCCAGATGGCTGTGTCTGTGTTGATCGTCTTAGGAGAAAAGATCCGAAAGGAGATTGACGACCTTACTCAGGttagaaaataaatccaatgaaatttgttttaagacccactaagatcatcttttgatgtttttttttaataatttccagaggttttgatttttattttgagccAATCTCAAAagaacctgtgtcgttttcaatgattttgtttctgtagagcagcagtgGTTCCTTAGagattcacctttgagttgtgggcgggactataaGCCCACCCTCTCTTCCcttcacccatctgtttacatgctcttctgcatatttttccaacagcattttatcatctgctccagatttacaacgatttgaataaagaaatactcagaaatgcttaattttcttgatatatgtcctctatcatcagaaaaatgccaaaattagatgtttaaaaacaccaaaaatcatcggagtggatctttaatgttGTTGAAAATGcctcaaatatttatttgacatCAATCAGTTGAACTGTGACGTTTTTCATCCGTCCTTTCAGGAGCACTGGTACATGTCTTATATAGACATGCTGCAGCGGTTCGAGCTCTGGAACGTGTCCAACGAGGTCATCAAACTGAGCACGTGCAGCGCTATTACCTGCCTGAATCAGACGTCCACGACTCTCCACATCAACTGCAGCAACTGCAAGCGACCGATGAGCAGCAAAGGCTGGATGTGTGACAGGTCTGACCGTCTCGATTGACCCTTCTGAATTCATCCAGAAATGGTTAAACataacttaaagggtaaccaaacatgGAAGTTGtgggctgactccgcccacagctgaaatttgagaatccagtcagaggggtggggctggggaacaggaatgttatcattactggagcttcAGATCATGATGTGAGTTTGACTAATCaagaaattcaactgtaatacctcgtttcaacctatAGCTGGCAGCACACCGATgatttttaactgtattttgaagaattaaacacgtttattttaatttgtcaaaaaattggcaatgaccaacatacagaacttttaaagccccatttatagatgtcaacggccaaaaaaatgatttaaaaggattttttgaTTGAATTAGTTTTCTGTTAGAGATTTACTCCacaatttgtaataaaatttgagtttttttgaaaTATAGATATACAAATCAAAAAGACCAATCAGTCGTCAACATTCTGTAAACCTGAttttcaaaaaagtgttttatatatCCATATAAATATAGATGTAAACATAgttttcataaatatacaaatttattttctgcttGATCGGTTGGTCAgttttgctctatttttttggtattacgtttttaaaaattgttgacATGTTATAAATGATTCAAAAAAGCTtgaaattctacaaaaaaatgtaaaactgtaacAACCTTAGAAGTGCATTAAAAATTTTAgatgaaaatgttaagaaagCAAATAATAGAAAATCAAGCTCCAaatttactcaaaaataaaacataaaaatccaaGAAATTTGAATTATATGAAATCAGAAGTTAATTGATtaaattttgggggaaaaaaaggaccGGAAATATCTTctgttttatgtattattttgctgaaatgcagatttttttatttttataaatgaaatccTCATCAGCTGCTGATAAAGTTGGGTTTTTAGgaacagtttttcattttagtgcTGCAAACAAGAACATTCTTTTACTGTATACTAAAACTCTGTGACTGGAGCAGGCTCTCCTAAGTGGAATGTGACTGTCCTCCAGGTGCCATCAGTGTGCCAGCATCTGTGCGGTGTGCCACCATGTGGTGAAGGGCCTGTTCGTGTGGTGTCAGGGCTGCAGCCACGGCGGACATCTGGAGCACATTATGAACTGGCTGAAGAGCAGCGCTCACTGCCCTGCAGGCTGCGGCCACCTGTGCGAGTACACGTGACCCGAGCCACAGCTGGTTCCcagaggaagatgaggaagtCGTCCTCAATGCTGGCCTGGATCTCACTCCGTCAGGCGTCGCAGAGAAAGAAGACCGCGTCTCCTATCGACTTGGTCCTGGAGCGTTTTGATGAAGGTTTTTGAAGTAAAGTCAGACCAAGTTCATGTGTGCACTCCTGAACAGCTTTCCTACAGCAGATACAATCAGGGGAATTCATGTGAAAAGTCTCCCGATCGACCGGTGAGTTCATGTCGAAGTCATAAAAGCACCTGCAAGGCTTTGAAACTGTTCTGGAAATCTCAGAGTTCCACAAAACCAAATGTTCACTTATAGTAAGTGatgttaatgtttttacataacattttatttaaagtaatgtAGGTAATGGAGAATTTATTAGGCGTTTGAAGCAATACGCTgcagcacagctgatctttATGCATCAATGGGACAACTCTGACAGATCCTAAGAACCTATTAATTTGAAATAACAACCACAATTCACTGGTGTAAGGCCCAATCCCCAGCATGGCGACCTGCCAGAGTCTTAAGTCCAGCACTGACACACACTTAACACTCTTGTCCTTTATAGAAGTGCTTTTCTGGAAAGCAGCCAGCAGCAGGGCAGTCTTGGAAAAGATTTCAGCTCCAGTTTTGTTGGATTTCAAAACTCAAtacttaaattgtttttgaacttcaaaaaaacatctggatCTGAACAGAAAATGTTGTAAAGAAGTAAAATCCTATTAAACTGGCAGGAAATCCCACCTCTAGAGAcaatcttattttcttttaagatcACAAGTCATAAATAGAATCCAGCAGAAATTAAATGTTTGCActgaaactatatttttaaaactatcagGTGCGATCATCCCATTAAAGTCCCAGAATAAGATTAAGAATTATTAAATAATCCACCACAACGTTTAGCTGCTGATGATTAAACTTGAACTAGAAAATCccgtctgttttatttatcccatttgtgttttatttacttgaCCTATTATATAGTTTGAGATATTTTGTTGtatagtttaaaataaactggttCTGTTATCATTTAGTCAGATCGAACTGAAACCTCCTCTTTGCCACAGATCTGTTATTTAAAGTCTTCATAAAAGGGAAGTCGgcttataaaaagaaaaactgaaacatttctcattgattgtatttttaatgtgaattaaCACATGACTACATCACAGATAAATCATGTTGGATGTTTGAGGGAAAATCTAGAATGTTTTACAAGTTGATTTTCATTCAgcaggacatttttaaaaaaaatctaaagcacAAATGTGACATTTCATTGTAATATTCCTGAATGTATTTGCTTCTGAGCCacactttaaaaacaggaaaagaattGTCAAACTGCCACCCTCCGTCTCTGTGCTTTGTCTGCATTACAGTAGAATTCCAGCTTGCACAGGTGAGGTTCCCTTTCCGCTCTGCGTCTCCTGCGTTGCACTCATCTTCTCCTGGCGAGCTCCGGTCCAGGACCGAGCTGCACGTCTGCTGCAGCCGGACTGGCCTCCTCCCGTTCACTGAGATTTGTTCAGGGTGGTTGCATCACCCTCCGTCAAATATGGGCGTGGACCCTTCACAAAGAAgaacatttaaactttgaacTAAAGTGAAAGCCCACAGACCAATAAATAGTGATCTGTAGTCACCTGTAGGGCTCAAGGTCGCTCCCAGCTGTCTGACACTCTTTCCGGTGAACTCAGCCGCCTCAGACTCTGAAGTACAGTTTGCAGGTTTCCTTCTGTAAAAGCAGAATAAACACACATCCGTTTTGATTTCCAGCCCTAATAAAATTTTATAACCGTACAAATTAACACCTACATACCAAGTTCTTGTTCATAGGAGTCCAGCTTCTTCATCAGCTCTTGTATATTGGACCACTGTTGTTTATCCTCACCTAAAGCAAGACAAACtagaaaaagttgcattacctgcgatgtTTGTTCAAAGTAGctactgaaaatggtgacacagttgactttaattgctgcagggattttCCCAAAATGAtaaagctatttgtaaaatggTTACATTTCCTCAAAGACTAGGaaatttgttaaagaactatgaaagagcgctgaagttgacctacatttctggaaaatttgtagtaaaattgcttaaaactccctaatacatgccaatttaccaaaaaatatttagtgtgttgctaaaatagaagctaaactccaaaatagcccaaaaaaacctttgatgtcaaattggacagaaaaaaaaggctagcacattgctttaaaaatactagttagactccaaaatagcctaaacctCATCAGCAAAGTAGATTTGtcataaatgttagcattttgctaaaatagaagctaaactctaaattggcctatAAAAGCATGacaagataacaaattagccaaaaacgttagcatgttgctaaaatattagctaaactccaaattagaattaaaaccctcagtagatgccaaattagcaaaaaaaaaaaagaaaaagctagcacattgctttaaaaatactagttagactccaaagtagcctaaaactCATCAGCAAACTAGATTTGtcataaatgttagcattttgctaaaatagaagctaaactctaaattggcctatAAAAGAATTacaagataacaaattagccaaaaacgttagcatgttgctaaaatattagctaaactccaaattagaattaaaaccctcagtagatgccaaattagcaaaaaaaaaaaagaaaaagctagcacattgctttaaaaatactagttagactccaaagtagcctaaaactCATCAGCAAACTAGATTTGtcataaatgttagcattttgctaaaatagaagctaaactctaaattagttcataaaaacctcagtaaataacaaataagccaaaaacgttagcatgttgctaaaatattatctaaactccaaattagcattaaaaaccctcagatgccaaattagcaaaaaaaataaataaataaataaataaaaaagagctagcacattgctttaaaaatactaGGTagacaccaaaatagcctaaaattcatcagcaaactaaatttgtcatgaatgttagcctgttgctaaaatagaagctaaactttaaattagtcaataaaaacctcagtaaataacaaattagcaaaaaatgttagcatattgctaaatattaggaaaactctttgaaaatttctataaaagattaaaacatttaccatgaatgtatttaaaggcttgttgctaatctgtttaaaattttgaaatttgaagactccTTCTTTTCTTATGGGGCATATtgtgctcaatatttcaaaaactataaagtttatgaatataaaaaaaatacaagcactaatgttctgaatgagctgaatttTTAGAttactgaaaatgttgaaacgGTGATCTGAGTTTTAAACGTactgaaaaacatttggaaaggATTAGCAGAATCGCTGTAGTAtcaatgcttactaagcattgaCACAATCTCTTCAAGTGAGCGTTTAACATTCAAAACTGCCTTTAAGTTAAGAATTCACCTTCatctggatttttctttttcccatcACCTTCCAGACTTCTGTTCTCGAGGGTTGCTAGATGAGAGAACAGTTCAGTTCGACAGGCTCTCGCCTTCACCAGGGTTGCGTTTACATCCTGAGCCAACCGGTGGTTCTCCACCAACTCAGTGTGGACCCTCTTCCACGCCattttgtcctccatcaggCATCCCTCCATCACTGTTCGCAGCTCCTTCTCCTGAGACACCTGACTCTGCAGGCTCTCCACCTCCTCGCAGCGCTGCACAGGTGGAGAAAAGCTTTAGAAAGAACCCCAAccttacattttctttattgatgAATATTGACCTTATGCAGCTGAATGGCCATTTCTTGCATCTCCGCCTCAAGCTGGTCAGCATAAGCTTGTTCCAGGGCATCACTTGGAGGTCGGGCGTTGCTGTGCCACCGCGCAATGGCTGAAGTCATCTTACGTTTGGGTCCAAACAACCTGGAGAGCATGAACAGAGGAAGTACAGGATAGTAGGATAGAATGACTATAACAAACTCAGGTGTCTTACGTGATCCCTATTTCTTTAAGGTCGTTTTCCGTCAGGGTGAGAAATATCCGTAGGTCGATGTCCTGTTCTTCAAGCAGCGGGAGGTATTTCGAAAAGCCGATCTGCTCCAAGAAATCTGCAAGGTCCTACATGGTGGACAGAATGTATGTACATGTCCTTATAGACAGAAAAAGATAGAAGAGAAGAAGTTAAACGTACCTTTGGACCGTTGTAGGATGGAGGCGCGCATTTACAACAGTTGCCAGACCCGCTGGAGTGACCAGCATCCGCGTTTCCATGGCGACTCTTTCCTTTCGAGTGATGGCTCTTTGTAGCTCTGCGAGAGCTGCTCCTTTTGCACGGGTCTGAGTCCTGAAAACAGAACACGTGCAGTAACGACACGTAGAAGAGAAGTACAGAGTTCTCAAATGTTACCTCGTTACTCTCCACGGAGCCTTCACAGTTGATCACATGAGGCAGGCcttcactgctgctgctgctgctcctcatggTGGGCATGTCGTTCTCAAAGAACGGGCTGTCATCTGCACAGGTTACAtccaaatggtttaaaaaaaaaaaaaaaatgaaaccgtGCCGTTACTTCTGGTGTTTGGGTGTTTTACCTCTGCTGCTGTGGCTCTGGCCGTCCAGCTCATTGATCGGTGACGTCACATCGCGGTGGCAGATGCCTTCACTCCGCTCCGCAATGCCTGGAATCGTGTAgcctggagctgcagctgaaggcTCTGCGAAGAAGAGATGAACTAAAGCATAATGCCGATTTCTGATTTAAATATAAGTGGTGAGGCTTTCTGCACTGTTATCTTAGACTTTACCACCAAGCTTGCTTGTGCCTCCTACTCTAAACTTGGCGATGGCCTGAGGTCCATCGTGGATGCTGATGCCTTTAGCTCGACTGCGACTTGGTCGAATTCTCGGCGGACCGCCATCAGAGTCCTCCGAGGAGCTGAGGTCTTCAAGGTGTCCTGAGAAATTAATGCAAAAAGGCTAAATTTACATTCAAAACTTTGGGAATATAAATTAAAACGTTCTTCGATTACTACCTGGTCTCATTCTTGGCAAACGTGAGTCAATGAGACTGACGATCTTGGTATAACCATAAATGGCGGCGAGGGCACGGGCCGTCTCCCCCTTAGCATTTCGGTCATCAACTTTAACTTTCTGCAAATTTTAAGAGGTGTGGTTTATTCCACGATTTATGTGTggcacatatgtcaaagtcagttcagccctccagatcatgttattttattagtaataatgacctgatgttatcttgcacttatttcttacttgtataattttgacaaaatatatttttatggagagtaaaatattgaaagttatctaTGGTCCTGGAATAATTTTActccctgtttttattcatagttatgtaaaagagtttttaaagttttaaaaatgtagttttagagtgttcaataaatgtttaccctgttcGCCCCACgacttaaagtgtgttttggattttggcccctgtgtgattgacaCCCCTAATGTATTATAGTTGAAAGATAGAAGATAGAATAGAAGAATATGCCTCCAGTCATAAATATACTCACATAGTCCAGCAAGTAATGAACGATGATTTCATGCCCCGAAGCAGCAGCCTCCATCAGTGGAGTGAACCCGGATCCTGGCTCTCtgaaggaagaagaagaagcataaAAGGttatcttttaaactattttataagCGTTCTAAGTGGTTTTAACTATAAATATagtgttttagccaaaatttctGTAAAACGGCAGtcatttattagaaatttacctgTGAGCGGAGGGCAGCTTACAGCGCCTCACAACTCCAACATAACGTTATTGGTtcaacaaaaacggcgagcaatattggagcaaccttgccgtacagttttgagtcagatgccatctcaaatgaggaaaacaatggatctatttgcctcTAAGTGAGAGCTCGGgcttgtctgctcctgattcacaactattagaataaagaataattcagaaatgcaattttgagcagaactttctttatatttgtcctcaatCGTaaggaaaaatgacacaagaacaggttaaaacaccatttttatttgagtgggtcttaaataactttaaacatgTACAGATACCTACTTCACATTGGCATCGGCGTTGTTATCCAGCAAGAACTTGACCATCTGCTGATGACCTGTGCTCGTACAGTGAAACAGAGCCGTCCAACCTCGAGAGTCTTTCAGCTCCAGCTCAGCTCCATGCTTTTAGATTGATGGGACAGTCATTTAGGAATCTGTTCCATGTTtatatgaattattattatcattaaatgGGGATGTTCTACCTGAAGCAGAAAGTATGCAATGCTTTCATTCCCACAGCTGGCTGCCAGCATCAGAGAGGTCAGTCCTTTAGAGGTGGAGGCGTTCACGTTCACACCAGCCTCCAGCAGGAGATTCACTATGTTGTCATGACCGATGTAAGCGGCGTACATGAGCGGGGTCCATCCTCCGATGTTCTTCCCGTCCAGGTTCACCTCACGCCTTAAATAAAACAACGCGTGAACTGTTAGAAATACACGATCTCCGCCGTTCTGTGTTGATTTATCTGAGGAGGAGGCGTACGTTTGAATACATTCAGCCACCACCCGGTACTGGCCGATGGAGCAGGCGGTGTGAAGGTCCAGAGGAACGTTCAGCTCCTCCGCTTGCACCAGGGGGTCCCCCAGCCACAGGGAGAGGCTGGCCCCCAGCTGCTCCGACTCACTGGATTCATCACTTAACTCAGACATTTTCGTTCGAGcctaaaattaaacaaattaaatagatCACGTGGTATTTTTTGAAGAGTTATATTCCTCTCGAGAACAAACGTTCccaactttttccttttagctAAACTAGCGTGGCGAAAAAGCCGTTATTTCACCACAAAATTCCGCTATGACAACTTTAATGAAacgaaagaataaataaatgaaacaaggcgtaatattttcaacaaaacttACAGTCAGAAGCTGAATTGTTGCATCAGTAatcccaaactttttttgttttgtatgttACATTAAAATATGCTCGTGCTGAAACAAGCCCCGCCTTTTCCGGTTTGAAAGCGGGGAAACTTTCTGAGGGAA includes:
- the anks3 gene encoding ankyrin repeat and SAM domain-containing protein 3 isoform X4, encoding MYAAYIGHDNIVNLLLEAGVNVNASTSKGLTSLMLAASCGNESIAYFLLQHGAELELKDSRGWTALFHCTSTGHQQMVKFLLDNNADANVKEPGSGFTPLMEAAASGHEIIVHYLLDYKVKVDDRNAKGETARALAAIYGYTKIVSLIDSRLPRMRPGHLEDLSSSEDSDGGPPRIRPSRSRAKGISIHDGPQAIAKFRVGGTSKLGEPSAAAPGYTIPGIAERSEGICHRDVTSPINELDGQSHSSRDDSPFFENDMPTMRSSSSSSEGLPHVINCEGSVESNEVTFENSVLLFYVSLLHVFCFQDSDPCKRSSSRRATKSHHSKGKSRHGNADAGHSSGSGNCCKCAPPSYNGPKDLADFLEQIGFSKYLPLLEEQDIDLRIFLTLTENDLKEIGITLFGPKRKMTSAIARWHSNARPPSDALEQAYADQLEAEMQEMAIQLHKRCEEVESLQSQVSQEKELRTVMEGCLMEDKMAWKRVHTELVENHRLAQDVNATLVKARACRTELFSHLATLENRSLEGDGKKKNPDEVCLALGEDKQQWSNIQELMKKLDSYEQELEGNLQTVLQSLRRLSSPERVSDSWERP